The proteins below come from a single Alosa sapidissima isolate fAloSap1 chromosome 23, fAloSap1.pri, whole genome shotgun sequence genomic window:
- the tmem39a gene encoding transmembrane protein 39A: MPGGRRGPSRQQLSRSALPSLQTLVGGGLINGTGLRNRSTNSVGLSAPPLTALITPEPVRHSRIPDLPLDNSLLFEFLLFLYLLVALFVQYINIYRTVWWYPYSQPAASTSLNFHLMDYHLAVFITVMLARRLVWTIILEASQTSPCSLVRYVLVIAARLSLLTLCGWVLCWTLVNLFKNHSVLNLLFLGYPFGVYVPLCCFHQESRGGGVASPTDCGLSERDGVEGGALIRPREFMSLLRENLREQFSSPAPVPTHTCPHSPELIRTEVEELKTNFNRRIKEVLFNSLFSAYYVAFLPLCFVKSTQYYDMRWSCEHLIMVWINAFVMLMSQLFPPSYCDLLHRSAAHLGRWQRLEHGSYSNAPQHLWSENTIWPQGVLVRHSRCVYKAVGPYNVALPSDVSHARFYFLFHKPLRILNLLIGIESSVIVYQLYSLLRSERWNHTLSLGLILFCNYYVLFKLLRDRIVLGKAYSYPLGSNSLSLKSQ, encoded by the exons GAGCACCAACTCCGTGGGACTGTCAGCGCCTCCGTTGACAGCCCTGATCACACCGGAACCAGTTCGTCATTCGCGTATTCCAGATCTCCCCTTGGACAACAGTTTACTGTTTGagttcttgctctttctctacCTGTTGGTTGCTTTGTTTGTGCAGTACATCAACATCTACAGAACTGTGTGGTGGTATCCTTACAGCCAACCTGCTGCCTCTACCTCGCTG AACTTCCACTTAATGGATTACCATCTGGCAGTATTCATCACTGTTATGCTAGCCAGGCGACTTGTGTGGACCATCATCTTAGAG GCTTCTCAGACCAGCCCCTGCTCCCTGGTCCGGTACGTGTTGGTTATAGCCGCGCGTCTCAGTCTGTTGACGCTCTGTGGCTGGGTGCTGTGCTGGACACTGGTGAACCTGTTCAAGAACCACTCGGTGCTCAACCTGCTTTTCCTAGGCTATCC GTTTGGGGTCTACGTACCATTGTGCTGCTTCCACCAGGAGAGCCGCGGAGGTGGCGTGGCCTCTCCGACCGACTGTGGCCTCTCCGAACGGGACGGTGTGGAGGGTGGTGCGCTGATCAGGCCTAGAGAGTTTATGAGCCTCCTGCGGGAGAACCTGCGGGAGCAGTTCAGTAGCCCGGCCCccgtacccacacacacctgcccacaCTCCCCCGAGCTTATTCGCACCGAGGTAGAGGAGCTCAAGACCAACTTCAACCGTCGCATCAAGGAGGTGCTCTTCAACTCGCTCTTCAGTGCCTACTATGTGGCCTTCCTGCCCCTGTGCTTTGTGAAA AGTACCCAGTACTATGACATGCGCTGGTCGTGTGAACACCTCATCATGGTTTGGATCAATGCCTTCGTGATGCTGATGAGTCAGCTGTTTCCGCCTAGTTACTGCGACCTGTTGCATCGGTCGGCCGCACATCTGGGACGATGGCAGCGACTCGAGCATGGCTCCTACAGCAACGCTCCTCAACACCT TTGGTCAGAGAACACCATTTGGCCACAGGGGGTGCTGGTGCGCCACAGTCGCTGTGTGTATAAAGCAGTGGGACCCTACAATGTAGCATTGCCCTCGGATGTGTCCCATGCCAGGTTTTAT TTTCTCTTTCACAAGCCGCTGCGGATTCTCAACCTGCTGATTGGGATTGAGTCCAGTGTGATCGTGTACCAGCTGTATTCTCTGTTGCGTTCAGAACGATGGAACCACACGCTATCTCTCGGCCTCATTCTCTTCTGCAACTATTACGTCCTCTTTAAGTTGCTTCGGGACCGCATCGTGCTGGGCAAGGCCTACTCCTACCCACTCGGCAGTAACAGCCTGAGCCTGAAATCCCAGTGA
- the gpa33a gene encoding glycoprotein A33 (transmembrane), paralog a has protein sequence MTKMGDALLTFYVFLIGFSLVMAITVNIPQDNYEFARGDNITLPCSFTTKVASPQAIVTWTVEGDEGEERTILTYYSFSQTLDITEVYEGRVDLLHNIAAGKADLKLNNIALADNKKFECKIQVPKDDEGKPADTARLVVLVAPSPPICAVEGKQEYGRDIKLTCRSEEGSPPPIYKWQSHDVRNTPRPLLPRATDQGGVLSLFNISMETSGYYICTSSNKIRSATCNMTLSVMPMTMNMGMTAGIIGGVVAAILSLILIIYCCCCRKKKVVEEYAMGEPEGGKYHDGEPAEESPINAERGNRERALDGDRPYERSESDYDGQSDYNHRSDRSHRDDHRDERYDDRYDDRRDRHNDRYDDHYDDRRDSDQYDDDRSSSRNRYNDRGGPPSVPINKPSRN, from the exons ATGACCAAAATGGGAGACGCACTTCTtacattttatgtttttttgatCG GATTCTCCTTGGTCATGGCTATAACTGTGAACATCCCTCAAGACAACTACGAGTTTGCTCGTGGGGACAATATTACTCTGCCATGTTCATTCACAACCAAAGTGGCTAGTCCCCAAGCAATTGTAACATGGACTGTGGAAGGTGACGAAGGCGAAGAG CGTACCATACTAACATACTACAGTTTCTCACAAACGCTGGACATCACGGAAGTGTATGAGGGTCGGGTTGATCTACTTCATAACATTGCTGCAGGAAAAGCTGACCTAAAGCTGAACAATATAGCACTTGCGGACAACAAAAAATTTGAGTGTAAGATCCAAGTCCCTAAAGATGATGAGGGTAAACCGGCGGACACTGCCAGACTGGTGGTGCTAG TGGCTCCATCTCCACCCATTTGTGCGGTTGAGGGGAAGCAGGAGTATGGCCGGGACATCAAACTCACCTGTCGGTCAGAGGAGGGCTCCCCGCCACCCATATATAAGTGGCAAAGCCATGACGTCAGAAACACACCCAGGCCTCTGCTCCCAAGAGCTACCGACC AAGGCGGAGTTTTGTCCCTCTTTAATATCTCCATGGAGACATCTGGCTACTACATATGCACATCCTCCAATAAGATAAGATCGGCCACCTGCAACATGACTCTTTCTGTCATGCCAA TGACCATGAACATGGGTATGACCGCAGGGATAATCGGAGGTGTAGTCGCTGCCATCCTCAGCCTAATCTTGATCATCTACTGCTGTTGCTGCCGCAAAAAGAAGGTGGTCGAGGAATACGCCATGGG AGAGCCAGAGGGAGGAAAGTATCATGACGGGGAGCCTGCAGAAGAAAGCCCCATTAATGCTGAGCGAGGAAACCGTGAGAGAGCCCTAGACGGGGATCGCCCCTATGAGCGGAGTGAATCTGATTACGACGGCCAGAGTGACTACAACCACCGTAGCGACCGCTCTCATAGGGATGACCACCGAGATGAGAGATATGATGATCGTTATGATGATCGACGTGACCGCCACAATGATCGATATGATGACCATTATGATGACCGGCGTGACAGTGATCAATACGATGATGACCGTTCCTCCAGTCGGAATCGTTATAATGATAGGGGCGGGCCTCCTAGCGTACCTATAAACAAGCCCTCGAGAAATTAG